Proteins co-encoded in one Listeria ivanovii subsp. ivanovii genomic window:
- a CDS encoding MurR/RpiR family transcriptional regulator, whose product MFSYEVIRQFTETEHHLYRYIMDNRDKVMFMRVRELSEATHVSPASIVRFTRKLGCEGFSEFKVKLKQEATRAVKKKTADTVEVLEEFFERTMNRDYDQVLDAAAEIINEADLVVFFGIGTSGILAEYGSRFFSNMKKRTFYIKDPFYPNPGEQFKNKAVMIILSVSGETDQVLEQAQNMQQYGSRIISITNTSHNTLAGLSDVNIPYYVTQEMVDKTNITTQIPVLFLLEAMAKKNYNQEQVE is encoded by the coding sequence ATGTTTTCCTATGAAGTGATTAGGCAATTTACAGAGACAGAACATCATTTATACCGTTACATAATGGACAATCGGGATAAAGTTATGTTTATGCGAGTTCGCGAACTTTCAGAAGCGACACACGTTTCACCAGCTTCGATTGTTCGTTTTACAAGAAAACTTGGTTGTGAAGGCTTTTCCGAATTTAAAGTGAAGCTAAAGCAAGAGGCAACACGCGCAGTAAAGAAAAAAACGGCTGATACAGTCGAAGTTTTAGAAGAGTTTTTTGAGCGGACAATGAACCGGGACTATGACCAAGTGCTAGATGCAGCAGCTGAAATTATTAATGAAGCCGATTTAGTTGTCTTTTTTGGTATTGGAACTTCAGGGATTTTGGCAGAATATGGCAGTCGCTTTTTTTCAAATATGAAAAAACGGACCTTTTATATTAAAGATCCATTTTATCCTAATCCGGGAGAACAATTTAAAAATAAAGCGGTCATGATTATTTTATCTGTATCTGGTGAAACGGATCAGGTGCTTGAGCAAGCGCAGAATATGCAGCAGTATGGTAGCCGAATTATTAGTATCACGAATACGAGCCATAACACGCTTGCAGGACTGTCAGACGTTAATATTCCGTACTATGTAACGCAGGAAATGGTGGATAAAACGAATATTACGACGCAGATTCCCGTTTTATTTTTATTAGAAGCAATGGCGAAGAAGAACTATAATCAGGAGCAAGTAGAATAA
- a CDS encoding DUF1129 domain-containing protein translates to MTTETNKPLLAELKAGLTKRNLQYVMEVEKHLRGTHYGEEQREIIIYEMCEKILAEQKKGITARKLFNLTPTEYVVSLDVKAAPVEQNTDKWWLVLDGGLLVLGAMMLISGISAFFQKDAQTLGIIVLLITAVVGGFAMLILRKYASNMRAGQKGGTIKYLLVAVGVIAVWMFVMTIVQVTIPPNINVALSPIVNTVGGAIIIALRFYVKKKKNIPSL, encoded by the coding sequence TTGACCACAGAAACGAATAAACCGCTTTTAGCTGAGTTGAAAGCTGGATTAACAAAGCGGAATCTGCAATATGTAATGGAAGTCGAAAAACATTTGCGTGGGACCCATTACGGCGAAGAACAGCGAGAAATCATTATTTATGAAATGTGTGAGAAAATTTTAGCAGAACAAAAAAAAGGCATAACAGCGAGAAAATTATTTAATTTAACACCAACAGAATATGTTGTTTCTTTAGATGTAAAAGCTGCACCAGTAGAACAAAATACCGATAAATGGTGGCTTGTGCTAGATGGTGGATTACTTGTACTTGGAGCGATGATGTTAATTTCTGGAATTAGTGCCTTTTTCCAAAAAGATGCACAAACACTTGGAATTATTGTGCTTCTAATTACAGCAGTTGTCGGCGGTTTTGCAATGCTGATATTACGTAAATATGCATCAAATATGCGTGCTGGTCAAAAAGGAGGCACCATAAAATACTTACTCGTGGCAGTTGGAGTCATCGCTGTATGGATGTTCGTTATGACAATTGTTCAAGTGACAATTCCACCAAATATTAACGTAGCTTTAAGTCCGATTGTTAATACAGTTGGCGGTGCAATTATTATTGCCCTTCGATTCTATGTGAAGAAAAAGAAAAATATTCCATCCTTATAA
- a CDS encoding permease: MFNRGLWYREWRNMRWMLLGVTVLFFLGITLGLVSDADRWQSQKSYYESSGFLKQQKEDPEFKTSDEEMNASLTVAYLAVPMYTTFVAEEYQEYMPFMFYFQMDLLFTLIKVSVFILGVLAIIFERYTRGNRITASLPYKRTHIVGVKLILGIITIVLSYIVSMAIGWSYFLNHVPNEYIQLDTTKFWMDLAGGLSSFILVFLVAVLIGLLIGSPIAAAAVAFGVTLLPNVINPMLNNIFNYIWPNAGEAGMGTLLRFEDYLNVFALFSFESVAIGPVIFSIVLNIFMVVIILILYKKQHIERSGYLFAFPWVKWPFLIVFSLVFGVAIANLAVTNTNPLNFVSYICWIIGSMIATFVFMLYLLRKLRGLFQGSKIN, translated from the coding sequence ATGTTTAATCGAGGTTTATGGTACCGGGAATGGCGTAATATGAGATGGATGCTTTTAGGTGTAACGGTGTTGTTTTTCCTAGGAATTACTTTAGGTCTTGTTTCGGATGCGGATAGGTGGCAAAGTCAAAAGAGTTACTATGAGTCTAGTGGTTTTTTGAAGCAGCAAAAAGAGGATCCAGAGTTTAAAACTTCTGATGAAGAAATGAATGCAAGTTTGACAGTGGCTTATTTAGCGGTACCTATGTATACAACATTTGTGGCAGAGGAATATCAAGAATATATGCCGTTTATGTTTTACTTTCAAATGGATTTACTTTTTACATTAATTAAAGTAAGTGTGTTTATCTTGGGAGTACTAGCTATTATTTTTGAAAGATATACACGTGGAAATCGAATTACTGCCTCTCTACCTTATAAACGCACTCATATTGTTGGTGTAAAACTAATTTTGGGAATTATAACAATTGTGCTAAGTTACATTGTTTCAATGGCTATTGGTTGGTCTTACTTTTTAAACCATGTTCCTAATGAATATATTCAGCTTGATACAACAAAATTTTGGATGGATTTAGCTGGTGGGTTGTCCTCGTTTATTCTGGTGTTTTTGGTAGCTGTTTTAATTGGACTTTTAATTGGCTCACCAATTGCGGCAGCAGCAGTGGCTTTCGGAGTGACATTATTACCTAATGTAATCAATCCAATGCTCAATAATATATTTAATTATATTTGGCCGAATGCCGGTGAAGCAGGAATGGGGACTTTGCTGCGTTTTGAAGATTATCTGAATGTGTTTGCGCTATTTTCGTTTGAATCAGTTGCGATTGGTCCAGTGATTTTTAGTATAGTTTTAAATATTTTTATGGTTGTGATTATTTTAATCTTATATAAAAAACAACATATTGAGCGTAGCGGATACTTATTTGCATTTCCATGGGTCAAGTGGCCATTTCTTATCGTGTTCTCGTTAGTTTTTGGAGTAGCGATAGCGAATCTAGCTGTTACAAACACAAATCCATTAAATTTTGTTTCCTATATTTGTTGGATAATAGGTTCAATGATAGCGACTTTTGTTTTCATGTTGTATCTTTTACGTAAATTACGGGGGCTTTTTCAGGGCTCTAAAATCAATTAA
- a CDS encoding ATP-binding cassette domain-containing protein yields the protein MEIRNITKKMEDKTVLKDISFDLKGGEVTALIGRNGVGKTTLFSTMTGIYLPDDGDVFLDGKSIYKHPEVKRELFFLEDNMNHYNTYSVHAVVKIYKNIYTTFDEQLFNDLMKQFELPMKAKLISFSKGRKALFFIILAFSLNVRFLLLDEPMDGLDVIIKKQILTLIKDTVKMRETSVVIASHRLDELEAIADRVIVLKGASVELDYYLADMRDNSVKIQVAFKTKIIPGFVKEKARLLYRNGRIYTLLVTENANEFVQQLQQENPILYEEMAITIEDIFTIYLTNDKIDYYEI from the coding sequence ATGGAAATTCGAAATATAACAAAAAAGATGGAAGATAAGACAGTGCTGAAGGATATTTCATTTGATTTAAAAGGTGGAGAAGTAACCGCGCTTATTGGCCGGAATGGTGTGGGGAAAACAACGCTTTTTTCGACGATGACGGGAATTTACTTGCCTGATGATGGGGACGTTTTTTTAGACGGGAAAAGTATTTATAAGCACCCAGAAGTGAAGCGCGAGTTATTTTTCTTGGAAGACAATATGAACCACTATAATACATATAGTGTTCACGCGGTTGTTAAGATTTATAAAAATATTTATACGACATTTGATGAGCAATTATTTAATGATTTAATGAAACAATTTGAGCTCCCGATGAAAGCGAAATTGATATCTTTTTCAAAAGGGAGAAAAGCATTATTTTTCATTATTTTAGCTTTTTCACTAAATGTTCGGTTTTTGCTTTTGGATGAACCAATGGATGGTTTAGATGTAATTATTAAAAAACAAATTTTAACTCTTATTAAAGACACAGTTAAAATGCGTGAAACAAGTGTGGTTATTGCTTCCCATCGTTTGGATGAGTTGGAGGCTATTGCGGATAGAGTTATTGTTTTGAAAGGTGCAAGTGTGGAGTTAGACTATTATTTAGCAGATATGCGAGATAATTCGGTAAAAATACAAGTGGCATTCAAAACGAAAATAATACCTGGTTTTGTGAAAGAAAAAGCGAGACTACTTTATCGGAATGGGAGAATATACACACTATTAGTAACAGAAAATGCTAACGAGTTCGTGCAACAATTACAGCAAGAAAATCCTATTCTGTATGAAGAGATGGCAATCACGATAGAAGATATTTTTACGATTTATTTAACGAATGATAAAATTGATTACTACGAGATTTAA
- the gshAB gene encoding bifunctional glutamate--cysteine ligase GshA/glutathione synthetase GshB, whose protein sequence is MIKLDTTMLDYFKENPTLRKHLFSGHFGLEKENVRVTADGKLALTPHPAIFGPKEDNPYIKTDFSESQIEMITPVTDSIDTVYEWLENLHNIVSLRSKNELLWPSSNPPLLPAEKDIPIAEYKTPDSPDRKYREHLAKGYGKKIQLLSGIHYNFSFPEVLIDELYSKISLPEESKQDFKNRLYLKVAKYFMKNRWLLVYLTGASPVYLADFTHTKNEEILADGSSSLRDGISLRNSNAGYKNKEALYVDYNSFDAYISSISNYIEQGKIESMREFYNPIRLKNAHTDQTVESLAEHGVEYLEIRSIDLNPLEANGISKDELNFIHLFLIKGLLSEDRELCENNQQLADENENNIALNGLAQPAIKNCDNEEIPLSEAGLLELTKMNDFIRVLLPDDTYFTSIIEKQKERLQHPEKTIASQVINHAKTTGYINFHLNQAKVFMEETEALAYKLIGAEDMELSTQIIWKDAIARGIKVDVLDRAENFLRFQKGDHVEYIKQASKTSKDNYVSVLMMENKVVTKIILAENGIRVPFGDSFSDPVLALEAYSLFQGKQIVIKPKSTNYGWGISIFKNNFSLEDYQEALNIAFSYDSSVIIEEFIPGDEYRFLVINDKVEAVLKRVPANVTGDGIHTIRELVNEKNTDPLRGTDHLKPLEKIRTGPEETLMLSMQKLSWDSIPESGETIYLRENSNVSTGGDSIDYTAEMDDYFKEIAIHATQVLDAKICGVDIIVPRETINRDKHAIIELNFNPAMHMHCFPYQGEQKKIGDKILDFLFD, encoded by the coding sequence ATGATAAAACTAGACACTACTATGCTTGATTACTTTAAAGAAAACCCTACTCTCCGGAAACATTTATTTTCTGGTCATTTTGGTTTGGAAAAAGAAAATGTCCGCGTCACTGCTGATGGCAAATTGGCACTTACGCCACATCCAGCCATTTTTGGCCCAAAAGAAGATAATCCATATATCAAAACTGATTTTTCTGAGAGCCAAATTGAAATGATTACACCAGTGACAGACTCGATTGACACTGTTTATGAGTGGCTTGAGAACCTTCATAACATTGTTTCCTTGCGTTCTAAAAATGAGCTGCTTTGGCCTTCTAGCAACCCACCACTTTTGCCTGCTGAAAAAGATATTCCGATTGCCGAGTACAAAACCCCTGATAGCCCAGACCGGAAATACCGCGAACATTTAGCAAAAGGATACGGCAAGAAAATCCAACTTTTATCTGGCATTCATTATAATTTTTCCTTTCCAGAAGTTTTGATTGATGAGCTTTACTCAAAAATCAGCCTTCCAGAGGAATCAAAGCAAGACTTTAAAAATCGCTTATATTTAAAAGTCGCTAAATATTTCATGAAAAATCGCTGGTTACTAGTTTACCTGACTGGGGCTAGTCCGGTTTATCTAGCCGACTTTACCCATACTAAAAACGAAGAAATTCTTGCTGATGGAAGTAGTTCTCTCCGTGACGGAATTTCGCTTCGTAACAGCAACGCCGGCTACAAAAACAAAGAAGCATTGTACGTTGATTATAATTCCTTTGATGCTTATATCTCCAGTATCTCTAATTATATTGAACAAGGTAAAATCGAAAGCATGCGTGAGTTTTATAATCCCATTCGCCTGAAAAATGCCCATACAGATCAAACGGTTGAAAGCTTAGCAGAACACGGCGTGGAATATTTGGAAATCCGTTCGATTGACTTAAACCCGCTTGAAGCAAACGGTATTTCCAAAGACGAACTTAACTTTATTCACTTATTTTTAATCAAAGGTTTGCTTTCCGAAGACCGAGAATTATGCGAAAACAATCAACAATTAGCAGATGAAAATGAAAATAACATTGCTTTAAATGGCCTAGCGCAACCAGCTATCAAAAATTGTGATAACGAGGAAATTCCGCTTTCAGAGGCTGGATTACTAGAGCTTACGAAAATGAATGACTTTATTCGTGTCCTTCTTCCAGATGATACTTATTTCACCAGTATTATCGAAAAACAAAAAGAACGATTGCAACATCCAGAAAAAACGATTGCTTCCCAAGTAATAAATCATGCAAAAACAACTGGCTATATCAATTTCCATTTAAATCAAGCAAAAGTTTTCATGGAAGAAACCGAAGCATTAGCCTATAAACTGATTGGCGCTGAAGATATGGAGCTATCCACACAAATCATTTGGAAAGACGCCATCGCACGCGGTATCAAAGTAGATGTTCTTGACCGTGCCGAAAATTTTTTACGATTCCAAAAAGGCGATCATGTCGAATACATCAAGCAAGCAAGTAAAACTTCTAAAGATAACTATGTTTCTGTTTTGATGATGGAAAATAAAGTTGTTACCAAAATAATCCTAGCAGAAAATGGGATTCGGGTCCCATTTGGTGACAGTTTCAGTGATCCAGTCCTTGCACTTGAAGCTTATTCGCTATTTCAGGGTAAACAAATCGTCATTAAACCTAAATCCACCAATTACGGCTGGGGTATCAGTATATTTAAAAATAATTTCTCACTAGAAGACTATCAAGAAGCCTTAAATATAGCTTTTAGTTATGATAGTTCCGTCATTATTGAAGAGTTTATACCTGGTGACGAGTATCGCTTTCTAGTAATCAACGACAAAGTAGAAGCTGTGTTAAAACGCGTCCCTGCTAATGTCACTGGTGATGGTATCCACACTATTCGCGAACTAGTGAACGAAAAAAACACGGATCCATTACGTGGAACCGATCATTTAAAACCACTTGAGAAAATTCGGACTGGTCCAGAAGAAACACTGATGCTTTCGATGCAAAAACTTTCATGGGACAGCATTCCAGAATCCGGTGAAACCATTTACTTGCGCGAAAACTCCAATGTCAGCACTGGTGGCGATAGTATTGACTATACAGCCGAAATGGATGATTACTTTAAAGAAATTGCTATTCACGCAACACAAGTGCTTGATGCCAAAATTTGTGGCGTTGATATCATTGTTCCACGTGAAACAATTAATCGCGATAAGCATGCTATCATCGAACTTAACTTTAACCCTGCAATGCACATGCACTGCTTTCCTTATCAAGGCGAGCAGAAAAAAATTGGTGATAAGATTTTAGATTTCTTGTTTGATTAA
- a CDS encoding DUF6097 family protein: MIQLVIIILLIVLVVLMPKNNKEEVKAAHLLIDKYAMPVAKKKNPVRQLALLEKQLGVSTYRASRKKTLLFIPLFFVLVIALGALAVFFAVNNQIPAAIATGILSFLVLIAGTIILWVMAIRQASSLRTDAWAEILHKLDPSFPIEFLNEKKWQKAFLAQMESLA, from the coding sequence TTGATTCAACTAGTTATAATTATATTATTAATTGTTTTAGTTGTTCTTATGCCAAAGAACAATAAAGAAGAAGTAAAGGCTGCACATTTACTAATAGATAAATATGCAATGCCTGTTGCGAAGAAGAAAAATCCGGTACGCCAGTTAGCATTACTCGAAAAGCAATTAGGCGTTTCGACTTATCGAGCAAGTCGGAAGAAAACGTTGCTTTTTATACCATTATTTTTTGTCTTGGTTATTGCTTTAGGCGCGCTTGCCGTTTTCTTTGCGGTAAATAACCAAATTCCAGCAGCAATAGCAACTGGAATTCTGTCTTTCTTGGTATTGATTGCTGGGACCATTATATTGTGGGTTATGGCGATTCGCCAAGCTTCATCTTTACGAACAGATGCATGGGCTGAGATTCTCCATAAACTAGATCCATCGTTTCCAATTGAATTCTTGAACGAAAAGAAATGGCAAAAAGCATTCTTGGCTCAAATGGAAAGTTTAGCTTAA
- the ychF gene encoding redox-regulated ATPase YchF, protein MALTAGIVGLPNVGKSTLFNAITKAGAEAANYPFATIDPNVGIVEVPDHRLNKLTELVKPKKTVPTTFEFTDIAGIVKGASKGEGLGNKFLSHIRQVDAICHVTRCFDDENITHVEGRVDPLDDISTINLELILADLETVEKRIGRVEKLSKQKDKDAVAEFNVLVKLRDAFENDKPARAIEFSDDEEKIVRNLFLLTRKPVLYVANVSEEDVSSPDDNKYVQQVREFAAGENSEVIVVCARAEEEIAELEDEDKVEFLEALGIEESGLDQLIRSAYTLLGLATYFTAGVQEVRAWTFIKGMKAPQCAGIIHTDFERGFIRAEVVAYDALLEYGSEQAAKEAGKVRLEGKEYEMKDGDVVHFRFNV, encoded by the coding sequence ATGGCACTTACAGCTGGTATTGTCGGCCTTCCTAATGTTGGGAAATCGACACTTTTTAATGCAATCACGAAAGCAGGAGCAGAGGCTGCGAACTATCCATTTGCGACGATTGACCCAAATGTTGGGATTGTTGAAGTACCTGACCACCGCTTAAACAAATTAACGGAACTTGTGAAACCGAAAAAAACCGTTCCAACCACTTTTGAATTTACGGATATTGCCGGTATTGTGAAGGGTGCTAGTAAAGGAGAAGGCCTTGGAAATAAATTTTTGTCGCATATTCGTCAAGTAGATGCGATTTGTCATGTAACGCGTTGTTTTGATGATGAGAACATCACACATGTAGAAGGTCGTGTAGACCCGCTGGATGATATTTCTACTATTAACTTAGAACTTATCTTAGCGGACTTAGAAACGGTAGAGAAGCGTATTGGTCGTGTTGAGAAGCTTTCTAAACAAAAAGATAAAGATGCTGTTGCAGAATTTAATGTTTTAGTTAAATTACGTGATGCTTTTGAAAATGATAAGCCAGCTCGTGCGATTGAATTTAGTGACGATGAAGAGAAAATTGTGCGTAATTTATTCTTGCTTACAAGAAAACCAGTTTTATATGTGGCTAACGTGAGTGAAGAAGATGTTTCTAGTCCAGACGATAACAAATACGTGCAACAAGTACGCGAATTTGCAGCTGGTGAAAACTCCGAAGTTATCGTTGTGTGCGCTCGTGCAGAAGAAGAAATCGCCGAATTAGAAGATGAAGATAAAGTTGAATTTTTAGAAGCACTTGGAATTGAAGAGTCTGGATTAGATCAATTAATCCGTTCTGCGTATACATTACTTGGTCTTGCAACATACTTCACGGCAGGAGTTCAAGAAGTGCGTGCTTGGACATTTATTAAAGGCATGAAAGCTCCTCAATGTGCGGGAATTATCCATACAGATTTCGAACGAGGATTTATTCGTGCCGAAGTGGTTGCCTATGACGCTTTACTTGAATATGGCTCTGAACAAGCTGCAAAAGAAGCGGGGAAAGTTCGCTTAGAAGGTAAAGAATACGAAATGAAGGATGGAGATGTAGTTCATTTCCGCTTTAATGTTTAA
- a CDS encoding catalase — protein MSDKKNLTTNQGVPVGDNQNSMTAGLKGPTLLEDYVLIEKLAHFDRERVPERVVHARGAGAHGKFVTKKSMKKYTKAKFLQEEGTETEVFARFSTVIHGQHSPETLRDPRGFSVKFYTEEGNYDFVGNNLPVFFIRDAIKFPDVIHSLKPDPRTNIQDGNRYWDFFSLTPEATTMITYLFSDEGTPASYREIRGSSVHAFKWINAEGKTVYVKLRWVPKAGIVNLSTEQAAQIQAKEFNHASRDLYEAIENGDYPEWDLYVQVLDPKNLDNYDFNPLDATKDWFEDVFPYELVGTMTLNRNPDNIFAETESVGFNPGVLVPGMLPSEDRLLQGRLFSYSDTQRHRVGPNYLQLPINSPKTVVANNQRDGYMPFKQQTSSINYEPNSYETEPKENPAYIEPEQEIRGDISGRLAAEKPNNFGHAKEVWNRYSDAERAALVKNIVDDWEGVREDIKIRNLRNFYQVEPEFAERVAVGTGIKLAEYVADLK, from the coding sequence ATGTCAGATAAAAAGAACTTAACAACAAATCAAGGGGTGCCAGTTGGCGATAACCAAAATTCGATGACAGCAGGATTAAAAGGACCAACTTTATTAGAAGATTATGTGTTAATTGAGAAATTGGCGCATTTTGATAGAGAGCGTGTTCCAGAGCGGGTAGTGCATGCTCGTGGTGCTGGTGCGCACGGGAAATTTGTAACGAAAAAGAGCATGAAAAAGTATACGAAAGCAAAATTTTTACAAGAAGAAGGAACGGAGACAGAAGTTTTTGCGCGCTTTTCAACGGTTATTCACGGACAGCACTCACCAGAAACTTTGCGCGACCCACGTGGTTTTTCTGTTAAATTTTATACGGAAGAAGGGAACTACGATTTTGTTGGGAACAATTTACCAGTATTCTTTATTCGTGATGCAATTAAGTTTCCGGATGTGATCCATTCCTTGAAGCCAGATCCACGTACGAATATTCAAGATGGGAACCGTTATTGGGATTTCTTTAGTTTGACACCTGAAGCAACAACGATGATTACGTACTTGTTTAGTGATGAAGGAACACCAGCGTCTTATCGCGAAATTCGTGGTTCTAGTGTTCATGCTTTTAAATGGATTAACGCTGAGGGGAAAACAGTGTATGTTAAACTTCGCTGGGTTCCAAAAGCTGGAATTGTCAATCTTTCAACAGAACAAGCAGCGCAAATTCAAGCAAAAGAGTTTAATCATGCTAGCCGTGACTTATATGAAGCGATTGAAAATGGAGATTATCCTGAGTGGGACTTATATGTGCAAGTTCTTGATCCAAAAAACTTGGATAACTATGATTTCAATCCACTTGATGCGACAAAAGATTGGTTTGAAGATGTATTTCCATATGAATTAGTTGGAACGATGACATTAAATCGTAACCCTGATAATATTTTTGCTGAAACAGAATCAGTTGGCTTTAATCCAGGTGTACTTGTACCCGGAATGTTACCTTCTGAAGATCGTTTGCTTCAAGGGCGGTTGTTCTCTTACTCGGATACGCAAAGACACCGCGTTGGACCGAACTACTTACAATTACCAATTAACAGCCCGAAAACAGTTGTTGCTAACAACCAACGCGATGGTTATATGCCATTTAAACAACAAACGAGCTCGATTAATTATGAGCCGAATAGTTATGAGACAGAACCAAAAGAAAACCCAGCATATATCGAGCCTGAGCAAGAAATTCGCGGCGATATTTCTGGACGACTTGCAGCAGAAAAACCGAATAACTTTGGACATGCTAAAGAGGTTTGGAATCGTTACTCAGATGCAGAACGTGCGGCACTTGTGAAAAATATTGTGGATGATTGGGAGGGTGTGCGTGAAGATATTAAAATTCGCAATTTGCGCAATTTCTATCAAGTAGAGCCTGAATTTGCAGAACGTGTAGCTGTTGGCACTGGAATTAAGCTTGCAGAATATGTAGCTGATTTAAAATAA
- a CDS encoding DUF951 domain-containing protein, translating into MFMEKKHFDLNDIVEMKKPHPCGTNRFKIIRMGMDIRIKCEGCGHSVMIPRRDFERKVKKILVKAEE; encoded by the coding sequence ATGTTTATGGAAAAAAAGCATTTCGATTTAAATGATATTGTAGAAATGAAAAAGCCTCACCCTTGTGGAACGAATCGGTTTAAGATTATCCGCATGGGGATGGATATTCGAATTAAATGTGAAGGCTGCGGGCATAGTGTGATGATTCCGCGTCGAGATTTTGAACGGAAAGTTAAAAAGATTTTAGTTAAAGCTGAAGAATAA
- a CDS encoding ParB/RepB/Spo0J family partition protein: MAKGLGKGINALFNNVDTNEETVQNIALKEIKPNPYQPRKIFDTKAINELRDSIKIHGVLQPIILRNTAKGYEIVVGERRFRAAKEAKLKEIPAVVRDLTEEEMMELSVIENLQREDLSPLEEAESYQFLMKKLGLTQAKLAERVGKSRPYIANFVRLLTLPEEVQVMLRDGSLSAGHGRVLLGLKLKKNIIPTAKKAVAQELTVRQLEDVVANLNENVSRETLKPARVPIFIRESESQLRDKFGTAVSIKRRDKKGKIEIEFLSDDDLDRILEILDIQFDDE, from the coding sequence ATGGCTAAGGGTCTAGGTAAGGGAATCAATGCGCTATTTAATAATGTCGATACAAATGAAGAAACTGTTCAAAACATCGCTCTAAAAGAAATTAAACCAAATCCATACCAACCACGTAAAATTTTTGATACGAAAGCAATCAATGAATTACGTGATTCCATTAAAATTCATGGTGTTTTACAACCAATCATCTTAAGAAACACAGCTAAAGGATATGAAATTGTTGTTGGTGAGCGCAGATTCCGAGCAGCAAAAGAAGCTAAATTAAAAGAAATTCCAGCAGTTGTCCGTGATCTAACTGAAGAAGAAATGATGGAGCTTTCTGTCATTGAGAACTTGCAACGGGAAGATTTATCTCCTTTAGAAGAAGCGGAATCTTACCAATTCTTAATGAAAAAATTAGGATTAACCCAAGCCAAATTAGCAGAGCGCGTTGGTAAAAGCAGACCGTATATTGCTAACTTTGTCCGTCTTTTAACACTACCAGAAGAAGTCCAAGTAATGCTGCGAGATGGCTCGTTATCAGCTGGTCATGGTCGAGTATTATTAGGTCTGAAACTTAAAAAGAATATCATCCCAACAGCGAAAAAGGCTGTGGCGCAAGAGTTGACAGTTCGCCAGTTAGAAGATGTTGTAGCTAATTTAAATGAAAATGTTTCACGTGAAACATTAAAACCAGCGCGTGTTCCTATTTTTATTCGTGAAAGTGAAAGTCAGTTACGAGATAAATTTGGAACGGCTGTATCTATTAAACGTCGGGATAAAAAAGGTAAAATTGAAATTGAGTTTTTATCTGATGATGATTTAGATCGTATTTTAGAAATTTTAGATATTCAGTTTGATGATGAATAG
- a CDS encoding ParA family protein, with product MSKVIALANQKGGVGKTTSSVNLSSSLAFLGKKVLLVDIDPQGNASSGVGVNKGEIEHCIYDVLVDDVAIQDVLQKTDLDNLNVIPATIQLAGAEVELVPAISREIRLKKAIDSIRDDYDYVIIDCPPSLGLLTLNALTAADSVLIPVQCEYYALEGLSQLLNTIRIVQKHLNEDLQIEGVLLTMLDARTNLGIQVIEEVKKYFQNKVFNTIIPRNVRLSEAPSHGKPILLYDAKSKGAEVYLELAKEVVAHG from the coding sequence TTGAGCAAAGTGATTGCACTAGCGAACCAAAAAGGTGGGGTTGGTAAAACAACATCATCTGTTAATTTAAGCTCTAGCCTAGCTTTTTTAGGTAAAAAGGTATTACTAGTAGATATTGACCCACAAGGAAATGCTTCAAGTGGTGTTGGTGTAAACAAAGGTGAAATAGAACATTGTATTTATGATGTACTAGTTGACGATGTAGCCATTCAAGATGTGTTGCAAAAAACAGACCTAGATAATTTAAACGTTATTCCAGCTACAATTCAACTTGCAGGAGCCGAAGTAGAGCTAGTTCCAGCGATTTCACGTGAAATTAGATTGAAGAAGGCAATCGACTCAATTCGTGATGATTATGATTATGTAATTATTGACTGTCCGCCATCGCTGGGCCTTTTGACTTTAAACGCTTTGACAGCCGCAGATTCTGTGCTCATTCCAGTTCAATGCGAATACTATGCACTGGAAGGTTTAAGCCAACTTTTAAATACAATAAGAATTGTTCAAAAACATCTTAATGAAGATTTGCAAATTGAAGGTGTGCTACTAACAATGCTTGATGCTAGAACAAATCTAGGAATACAAGTAATTGAAGAAGTAAAAAAATACTTCCAAAACAAAGTATTTAATACAATTATTCCACGTAATGTACGCCTAAGTGAAGCACCTAGTCACGGGAAACCAATTTTGTTATATGATGCGAAATCCAAAGGGGCAGAAGTTTATTTAGAATTAGCAAAGGAAGTGGTTGCACATGGCTAA